From one Lolium rigidum isolate FL_2022 chromosome 4, APGP_CSIRO_Lrig_0.1, whole genome shotgun sequence genomic stretch:
- the LOC124707471 gene encoding uncharacterized protein At5g49945-like encodes MAPPSWIRLPRATLILILLALHLSLSVAAQFEGFDSDELPHAAAADLASPDDDDEGLDLDVDLPPPPPISVSVSSPSPPVTTTTAAANPNPTTPPNPTPSLDFWDEDEFEGIPVPEAPTSDPSSTPAESAPSDPSAADAAPAPPAPPRTPAELLRAFSIEIACVSFLICFLLNYFTGKKQNEAIALAWATRFATRDSIFDKNFSLLGTGDGKDTPLLLKEGQDVFKFYASGRRFCQGMLATMEMRARHDLLSKLLELVFPRKDTITFEVVMNDESMDHVMVAVARKKAAKTMHKEERDLQKFASVLASAPAGKKWVADELAVVAESKEVAGDMISEAVLDQVLGEKAFEKLGKWFISLHFSDQLAGSYKKVLSFKFVLPDANNMAEMTKLVALVPFYIDLIGRYKLSSHARSKTDAARTKAAQEAFRELQGVRQETLLRKKAEKKKLMEEAEAKLSAEVLRKKEEKERNRQMKKGAPKVKMLRS; translated from the exons ATGGCGCCGCCCAGCTGGATCCGGCTGCCGCGCGCCACCCTCATCCTCATCCTGCTCGCcctccacctctccctctccGTCGCCGCCCAGTTCGAGGGCTTCGACTCCGACGAGCTcccacacgccgccgccgccgatctcgcgtccccggacgacgacgacgaggggctCGACCTCGACGTCGACCTCCCGCCCCCGCCGCCCATCTCCGTCTccgtctcctccccctccccacccgtgaccaccaccaccgccgccgcaaaCCCTAACCCCACAACTCCCCCGAACCCCACCCCCTCGCTGGACTTCTGGGACGAGGACGAGTTCGAGGGCATCCCGGTCCCAGAAGCCCCAACCTCCGACCCCTCCTCCACCCCGGCCGAGTCCGCCCCGTCAGATCCCTCCGCCGCGGACGCGGCGCCGGCCCCGCCGGCCCCGCCGCGGACCCCCGCGGAGCTCCTCCGCGCCTTCTCCATCGAGATCGCCTGCGTCAGCTTCCTGATCTGCTTCCTGCTCAACTACTTCACGGGCAAGAAGCAGAACGAGGCGATCGCGCTCGCCTGGGCCACCAGGTTCGCCACCAGGGACTCCATCTTCGACAAGAACTTCAGCCTCCTCGGCACCGGCGACGGCAAGGACACGCCGCTCCTGCTCAAGGAGGGCCAGGACGTCTTCAAGTTCTACGCCAGCGGCAGGCGCTTCTGCCAGGGCATGCTCGCCACCATGGAGATGCGCGCGCGCCACGACCTGCTCTCCAAGCTGCTCGAGCTCGTATTCCCCAGGAAGGACACCATCACCTTCGAGGTCGTCATGAACGACGAGTCCATGGACCACGTCATGGTCGCGGTGGCCAGGAAGAAGGCGGCCAAGACCATGCACAAGGAGGAGAGGGATCTGCAGAAGTTCGCCTCTGTTCTCGCTTCGGCACCTGCCGGGAAGAAGTGGGTTGCGGATGAGCTTGCGGTGGTCGCCGAGTCAAAGGAGGTTGCTGGGGATATGATCTCTGAGGCTGTGCTAGATCAG GTGCTTGGTGAGAAAGCATTTGAGAAACTTGGGAAGTGGTTCATCTCGCTTCATTTTTCGGATCAACTGGCAGGCTCCTACAAGAAAGTCCTTTCATTCAAGTTTGTGCTGCCAGATGCAAACAACATGGCTGAGATGACAAAGTTAGTTGCTCTTGTGCCGTTCTACATTGATCTGATTGGACGTTACAAGCTGAGCTCACAT GCACGCTCCAAAACTGATGCCGCTAGGACAAAGGCTGCTCAGGAGGCTTTCAGGGAGCTTCAGGGTGTCAGGCAGGAAACCCTGCTGAGGAAGAAGGCTGAGAAGAAAAAACTTATGGAAGAGGCAGAGGCCAAATTGAGCGCCGAGGTGCTCcgcaagaaagaggagaaagaaaGGAATCGGCAGATGAAGAAAGGGGCGCCCAAGGTTAAGATGCTGCGTTCTTAA